Proteins encoded by one window of Ascochyta rabiei chromosome 1, complete sequence:
- a CDS encoding Rho guanine nucleotide exchange factor — translation MSYYQGNGQNYYNPSIPHSTQGSQQPYQGPYEQHNGEQENGGAGGYEYTIPVRRNSSANRNDELFIGTNAASPAMSQGPTSPTAGSYGSNYGYQSPQQQYNPQNYNAPAVALPNPQHYGGVNRAFAAPASSHQPYIPAAYADSGLNRNSSVSHPYGFSPTSPTATYPSPTAYQNSQFGRTASLQGRSAYSPPAPPPLPVPPGSAQSPTDDWGSYPARTTSSAHSQSYYQSSHAPLPSLPTHDTGYNAQDRVARYNSTSSLHSNPLPPTPEVPPHASPQRTNTVSSRPLPDPPTESDSDEYFSPHNGPSYNQDQLFDDVMNMTTGSSPRIQVQQPNGAEHYDEMGRRIPGRNGDRTNGDRLAPYPVRDVYTSDESDVEAAAGLAALRMAEEQEQADEARRRSGGAGLFSSYATMPSPPLPNEPSRPAEQSASDSDYAPIDLGLYGGNFAPSFAYGGEPSQLVAGSSQGVSSSGSQRRSEPASDDYDPIHPFPSFSTNARVDTFGTGGLEEPSARRRSYDEGDEVTLMDSASGMSGMSGATLLPSSAMPGEPPDMFYHPGMTNRPLPPPPTTSNSSRQRMNHASTSSQGSGSYEYWRNAPSSRGSYPVDPTSMQMVSLTGAHVPRSTSLLQHSNPPREVPLPRSKTDAEQGHRLRQPNNRNTFYGGAADSDGNTMTPASTDAVAIDLPTLPTGRRFNPAKLSTNDFKKCTEPWALSAVISWLKFMTEGENDLKEGPIQEGLIALFTHKVPTMNIADAETLSSRVVQDMYKAGTLVHDEEWLKFSSSSMTGVIFQLTGAGCYAPMLHTYASPGRCYSHHCQRTLKKIDLHSPAAAARSEDWATFHKMKKEDVEKVNKKEIERQNILHEIVQGEDNYMERLDVLRRLYRDRLLSAQPPVIPPKKLTRFINDVFSKADAVKKANEDHLLPQIKYRQQEQGPWISGFSDIFREWIRKARQAYIEYAAAFPYANFLVRQEADRNMLFRAFLDEARSNRLSNKLSWDTFLKAPIDRLQRYGLLIDTVIKNSTVDNEEKRNLVIAKEEIKAVTLECDARVAEMGRKVSLTDLQSKLILRPGMQRVELNLDHLGRELIFRGDLQRMGGSRFNWLETHALLFDHYLVLAKTVAYREQDGVTKSEKYDVSRLPIPMDLLVLESEDDDPVVRSNLKGIAPVNLNGRLPVGAGRTTSSPSPGVLQHTTTSNSMGSTSTGTSGKTMVTSTNLENPKDEKILYPFKIKHLGKETYTLYASSAQNRAEWCDKLIIAKTRHAAALFAQNAEPFRLRVMADAAFAYDSVMPTQKGITIKGTPLDRSIEEVEKLFSNSGRPVPICRARVNCATAFNQPYGKHIVAVGTDIGVYVSDYDNPRGWSKAIQIPRVTQIAVLEQFSLMLLISDKSLIAYHLDAVCPVSGVPPSNDSTRRAPQKLSGARDIGFFATGTMKDRTLVFYKKREGLSSTFKVLEPVYQKSTEKKSRIWKTGRTEFFREYDEFYIPADCYTINLFHSSLAISTAKGFEVMTLDKKQPWSVPDLKQQHVATIASRLTNQDPLGMFRLSDQEFLLCYEECAVYINKNGDISRSVIMEFVGKAKSAAMYGPYVLLFDPDFVEIRNAQNGRLRQVIAGRDVKCLDDGLSGTSGHHRTIKMSLQHPQVERCQVVVELVLNEGQKE, via the exons ATGTCGTATTATCAGGGCAACGGCCAGAACTACTACAACCCCAGCATACCGCACTCCACGCAGGGCTCACAGCAGCCCTACCAAGGCCCGTATGAACAGCACAATGGCGAGCAGGAAAATGGAGGAGCTGGAGGCTATGAGTACACCATTCCCGTTCGGCGCAACAGCTCTGCAAATCGGAACGACGAGCTGTTCATCGGCACCAACGCTGCGTCCCCTGCTATGAGCCAAGGACCGACATCCCCCACCGCTGGCAGCTATGGAAGCAACTACGGATACCAGTCGCCGCAGCAACAGTACAACCCTCAAAACTACAACGCTCCTGCTGTTGCGTTGCCGAATCCGCAGCACTACGGTGGTGTGAACAGGGCGTTCGCTGCCCCAGCCTCGTCTCACCAGCCATATATCCCAGCTGCATACGCTGATAGCGGACTGAACAGGAACAGCTCGGTCAGCCATCCGTATGGCTTCTCTCCCACCTCGCCGACCGCCACATATCCATCGCCCACAGCTTATCAAAACTCTCAATTTGGTCGGACAGCCTCCCTTCAGGGCAGGTCAGCTTACTCGCCTCCAGCCCCACCGCCACTTCCTGTGCCCCCTGGTAGTGCGCAGTCGCCCACAGATGACTGGGGCAGCTATCCAGCTCGAACGACATCCAGTGCTCACTCTCAATCTTACTACCAATCCTCTCACGCCCCACTTCCGTCGCTGCCAACACACGACACTGGCTACAATGCGCAAGACCGTGTTGCCAGGTACAACTCAACCTCAAGCCTTCACTCCAACCCCCTACCGCCGACACCAGAGGTGCCTCCTCACGCTTCTCCTCAGCGAACAAACACTGTGTCTTCTCGACCCCTGCCCGACCCCCCTACCGAATCTGACAGCGATGAGTACTTCTCTCCGCACAACGGTCCTTCGTACAACCAGGACCAACTGTTTGATGACGTTATGAATATGACCACGGGTAGCAGTCCAAGGATACAAGTACAGCAACCGAATGGTGCCGAGCATTACGATGAGATGGGCAGACGAATTCCAGGAAGGAACGGTGACCGTACGAACGGTGACCGCCTTGCACCATACCCTGTTCGTGATGTATACACAAGCGACGAGAGCGACGTAGAAGCGGCTGCCGGTTTAGCTGCACTGAGAATGGCGGAAGAGCAGGAACAAGCTGATGAAGCTCGCAGGCGTAGTGGGGGAGCTGGGCTCTTCAGCAGCTATGCCACAATGCCATCTCCGCCGCTTCCCAATGAACCTAGTCGGCCTGCAGAGCAAAGCGCCAGCGACAGCGATTACGCGCCAATTGACCTGGGCCTATACGGCGGCAACTTTGCGCCTTCGTTTGCATACGGAGGAGAACCAAGCCAACTAGTGGCTGGAAGCAGCCAAGGAGTTTCCTCTTCTGGCTCGCAACGAAGGTCTGAGCCCGCCAGCGATGACTACGATCCTATCCATCCTTTCCCGTCTTTCTCGACTAATGCGCGAGTTGATACCTTTGGTACGGGAGGGCTGGAGGAGCCAAGCGCACGGCGGCGGAGCTATGATGAAGGAGATGAGGTGACTCTGATGGACTCTGCCTCTGGCATGTCTGGCATGTCCGGTGCAACGCTGCTGCCCTCCTCTGCAATGCCTGGCGAGCCTCCGGACATGTTCTACCATCCTGGTATGACTAATAGGCCTCTGCCTCCTCCTCCAACAACCTCCAACAGCAGCCGCCAACGGATGAATCATGCAAGCACTAGCTCACAAGGATCCGGTTCTTACGAATACTGGCGTAACGCACCTTCATCTCGTGGCTCATACCCCGTAGACCCCACCTCCATGCAGATGGTGTCTCTGACTGGTGCCCATGTTCCACGTTCCACATCTCTGCTTCAGCACAGCAACCCACCAAGAGAGGTTCCATTACCGAGGTCGAAGACTGATGCCGAACAAGGACACAGGTTGCGACAGCCAAACAACCGGAACACCTTCTACGGTGGGGCTGCTGACAGCGATGGTAACACCATGACTCCTGCTAGTACTGACGCTGTTGCAATTGATCTGCCTACACTACCAACAGGAAGACGCTTTAACCCTGCTAAGTTATCCACGAACGATTTCAAGAAGTGCACCGAACCCTGGGCACTCAGCGCAGTCATCTCATGGCTGAAATTCATGACTGAAGGAGAGAACGACCTAAAAGAAGGACCGATCCAGGAAGGCCTCATTGCTCTCTTCACTCACAAAGTCCCTACGATGAATATCGCCGACGCAGAGACATTGAGCAGCCGAGTTGTACAGGACATGTACAAGGCAGGAACATTGGTTCACGACGAGGAATGGCTCAAGTTTTCGTCGAGCAGTATGACTGGCGTTATTTTCCAACTTACAGGTGCTGGTTGTTATGCGCCGATGCTGCACACATACGCAAGCCCTGGCCGCTGCTACTCGCATCATTGCCAGAGGACCTTGAAAAAGATCGATTTGCATTCACCAGCCGCTGCTGCTCGGTCTGAAGACTGGGCAACTTTCCACAAGATGAAGAAAGAAGATGTCGAAAAAGTCAACAAGAAGGAAATCGAACGCCAAAATATCCTGCACGAGATTGTCCAGGGAGAAGACAATTACATGGAGCGACTTGACGTACTGCGACGACTATACCGCGACAGACTTCTGTCTGCACAACCTCCTGTCATCCCGCCAAAGAAGCTCACCCGGTTCATTAACGACGTCTTCAGCAAAGCAGACGCTGTAAAGAAGGCAAACGAGGACCATCTTCTTCCGCAGATCAAGTACAGGCAGCAAGAACAGGGTCCTTGGATCAGCGGTTTCAGTGACATCTTCAGAGAGTGGATCAGAAAGGCAAGACAAGCGTACATCGAGTATGCTGCCGCCTTCCCTTATGCAAACTTCTTGGTACGTCAAGAGGCCGACAGGAACATGTTGTTCCGTGCTTTCTTAGACGAGGCTCGGTCAAATCGGCTGTCTAACAAGCTCTCATGGGACACCTTCCTCAAGGCTCCCATCGACAGACTGCAGCGTTATGGTCTACTCATCGATACGGTTATTAAGAATTCGACCGTGGATAACGAGGAGAAACGTAACCTCGTCATAGCCAAGGAGGAGATCAAAGCTGTAACGCTGGAGTGTGATGCTCGTGTAGCTGAGATGGGCCGCAAGGTCAGCCTCACTGATCTGCAATCTAAGCTCATCTTGCGACCTGGTATGCAGCGTGTTGAGCTCAATCTGGATCACCTGGGACGAGAACTCATCTTCCGAGGAGACCTGCAGAGGATGGGGGGTAGTCGATTCAACTGGCTCGAAACACACGCCCTGCTTTTCGACCACTATCTTGTGCTTGCCAAAACAGTCGCATACCGCGAACAGGATGGTGTAACAAAGTCAGAGAAGTACGACGTTTCCAGGCTTCCCATTCCTATGGATTTGCTTGTTCTGGAAAGTGAAGATGACGATCCTGTGGTACGCTCCAATCTGAAGGGCATTGCTCCTGTCAACCTGAACGGCAGGCTTCCTGTAGGAGCTGGACGGACTACGAGCAGTCCGAGCCCAGGCGTACTGCAACATACCACAACCTCCAACTCTATGGGCTCGACAAGCACTGGCACATCTGGGAAAACTATGGTCACGAGTACGAACTTGGAGAATCCCAAAGATGAGAAGATTCTATATCCCTTCAAGATCAAGCATCTGGGTAAAGAGACTTATACCCTCTACGCCTCGTCCGCTCAGAACAGAGCTGAGTGGTGCGACAAGCTCATCATCGCAAAGACTCGACATGCGGCAGCTTTGTTCGCTCAGAATGCAGAGCCTTTCCGACTGCGTGTGATGGCTGACGCTGCATTCGCGTACGACAGTGTCATGCCCACGCAGAAGGGCATCACTATTAAGGGAACACCACTCGACCGCTCAATCGAGGAGGTAGAGAAGCTCTTCTCCAACTCAGGCCGGCCTGTCCCAATTTGCAGAGCCCGCGTCAACTGCGCAACAGCCTTCAATCAGCCTTACGGTAAACATATCGTTGCTGTGGGTACCGACATTGGCGTGTATGTCTCGGACTACGATAACCCACGAGGTTGGTCAAAA GCAATTCAAATCCCCCGAGTGACACAGATCGCAGTGCTTGAGCAGTTCAGTCTGATGCTGCTCATCTCTGACAAATCTCTAATCGCATATCACCTCGACGCCGTCTGTCCTGTTAGCGGTGTTCCTCCTTCCAATGACTCGACCCGTCGCGCACCCCAGAAACTCTCCGGCGCACGCGACATTGGATTCTTCGCCACAGGCACCATGAAAGATCGCACTTTGGTCTTCTACAAGAAGCGCGAAGGTCTTTCTTCCACTTTCAAAGTCCTCGAACCCGTGTATCAAAAGTCCACAGAAAAGAAATCTCGCATCTGGAAAACTGGCCGTACAGAGTTCTTCCGCGAATACGACGAATTCTACATCCCCGCTGACTGCTACACGATCAACCTTTTCCATTCGTCCCTCGCTATTTCCACGGCCAAGGGCTTTGAGGTTATGACTCTAGACAAGAAGCAGCCTTGGAGTGTCCCAGATCTCAAACAACAACACGTAGCCACTATCGCCTCGCGCCTTACCAACCAGGATCCCTTGGGAATGTTCCGTCTGTCCGACCAGGAATTCCTCCTCTGTTACGAAGAGTGTGCAGTTTACATCAATAAGAACGGCGACATCTCACGCTCAGTTATCATGGAGTTTGTTGGAAAGGCTAAAAGTGCAGCCATGTACGGGCCTTATGTGTTGTTGTTCGACCCTGATTTTGTGGAGATCAGGAACGCCCAGAATGGTCGATTGAGACAGGTCATCGCTGGAAGAGATGTTAAATGCCTGGACGACGGGCTCTCTGGGACCTCAGGGCACCACAGAACGATCAAAATGAGTTTGCAGCATCCACAGGTGGAGAGGTGCCAGGTCGTGGTCGAATTGGTGCTGAATGAGGGACAGAAAGAGTGA